In Myxococcus guangdongensis, the following proteins share a genomic window:
- the topA gene encoding type I DNA topoisomerase, which produces MATRTKKKAEETEATEEKAPRKAAGKSTGRTAAKKKPAAKKAAAKKTAARRRATKKGDDDALPSVEADAEEEATPRGKGPHYLVVVESPAKAKTIKKYLGSGYTVKASVGHVKDLPKSKIGVDVEHDFQPEYEVIKGKEKVLNELKKMAKSADKVFLATDPDREGEAIAWHIKEELAHPDAMRVTFNEITKKAIQEAIAQPRELNQDNYDSQQTRRILDRLVGYQISPLLWQKIRRGLSAGRVQSVAVRLIVEREAEIKAFVPEEYWTLDALLEGPSGPPPFKAKLSKVDGKKVELKDRVNTEALVSELQGAAFSVAKVDRRERRRNAPAPFITSKLQQEAANRLSFTAKKTMTLAQKLYEGVPLGEEGQTALITYMRTDSTRLSDDAVKQVREMIGSKYGAEYLPEEPVVYKSRKSAQDAHEAIRPTSLEYPPERVRPFFDAMDEQDMFRLYELIWNRFVACQMKPAVYDQTSADIAAGRATFRASGSTLKFPGYLAVYGAGLTPEEESEKEKAKAAGEEGADGADAVGDLPLLNDNDRLGLQKLVHEQHFTQPPPRFSEATLVKELEEKGIGRPSTYAAILSTIQDKKYVEKLESRFRPTDLGQMTNEMLVKHFPHELDVTFTATMEEKLDQISEGGAKWVAVLRDFYGPFKDTLEKAKAEMRDVKREEIKTDIACEKCGNPFVIKFGKMGHFLACSNYPDCKNTKDFKRDAEGKIVIVEEETTDELCEKCGKPMVIKRGRFGRFMACSGYPDCKTSKPISIGVNCPECKQGYLTERRSGRGKIFFGCNRYPDCRFAAWDRPLAESCPQCASPYLLQKFSKRDGAYISCPNKECDYRREVAEQPGVPTDPGTSSAA; this is translated from the coding sequence ATGGCCACGCGGACGAAGAAGAAGGCGGAAGAGACTGAGGCGACCGAGGAGAAGGCGCCCCGCAAGGCAGCCGGCAAGTCGACCGGTCGCACCGCCGCCAAGAAGAAGCCTGCGGCCAAGAAGGCCGCTGCCAAGAAGACCGCGGCCCGCCGGCGCGCGACGAAGAAGGGTGACGACGACGCGCTGCCCTCCGTGGAGGCGGACGCCGAGGAGGAGGCCACGCCGCGCGGCAAGGGGCCGCACTACCTGGTCGTCGTGGAGTCTCCCGCCAAGGCGAAGACCATCAAGAAGTACCTGGGCTCCGGCTACACGGTGAAGGCCTCCGTGGGGCACGTGAAGGACCTGCCCAAGAGCAAGATTGGCGTCGACGTGGAGCACGACTTCCAGCCCGAGTACGAGGTCATCAAGGGCAAGGAGAAGGTGCTCAACGAGCTGAAGAAGATGGCGAAGTCCGCCGACAAGGTCTTCCTGGCCACGGACCCCGACCGCGAGGGCGAGGCGATTGCGTGGCACATCAAGGAAGAGCTGGCGCATCCGGACGCGATGCGGGTGACCTTCAACGAAATCACCAAGAAGGCCATCCAGGAAGCCATCGCCCAGCCGCGTGAGCTGAACCAGGACAACTACGACTCCCAGCAGACGCGCCGCATCCTGGACCGTCTGGTGGGCTATCAGATCTCCCCGCTGCTCTGGCAGAAGATCCGCCGGGGCCTGTCCGCCGGCCGCGTGCAGTCGGTGGCGGTGCGGCTCATCGTGGAGCGCGAGGCGGAGATCAAGGCCTTCGTCCCCGAGGAGTACTGGACGCTGGACGCGCTGCTGGAGGGCCCGTCCGGCCCGCCGCCGTTCAAGGCCAAGCTGTCCAAGGTGGACGGCAAGAAGGTGGAGCTGAAGGACCGCGTCAACACGGAGGCGCTTGTCTCCGAGTTGCAGGGCGCCGCCTTCAGCGTGGCCAAGGTGGACCGCCGCGAGCGCCGCCGCAACGCGCCCGCGCCCTTCATCACGTCCAAGCTCCAGCAGGAGGCGGCCAACCGGCTGTCCTTCACCGCGAAGAAGACGATGACGCTGGCCCAGAAGCTCTACGAGGGCGTGCCCCTCGGCGAGGAAGGCCAGACGGCGCTCATCACGTACATGCGCACGGACTCCACGCGTCTGTCGGACGACGCCGTGAAGCAGGTGCGGGAGATGATCGGCTCGAAGTACGGCGCGGAGTACCTGCCCGAGGAGCCGGTGGTCTACAAGTCGCGCAAGAGCGCGCAGGACGCCCACGAGGCCATCCGTCCCACGTCGCTGGAGTACCCGCCGGAGCGGGTGCGGCCGTTCTTCGACGCGATGGACGAGCAGGACATGTTCCGGCTCTACGAGCTCATCTGGAACCGCTTCGTGGCGTGCCAGATGAAGCCCGCCGTGTACGACCAGACGAGCGCGGACATCGCCGCGGGGCGGGCCACGTTCCGCGCCTCCGGCAGCACGCTGAAGTTCCCGGGCTACCTCGCGGTGTACGGCGCGGGCCTGACGCCGGAGGAGGAGTCGGAGAAGGAGAAGGCGAAGGCCGCGGGCGAGGAGGGCGCCGACGGCGCCGACGCCGTGGGCGACCTGCCGCTGCTCAACGACAACGATCGCTTGGGCCTGCAGAAGCTCGTGCACGAGCAGCACTTCACCCAGCCGCCCCCGCGCTTCAGCGAGGCCACGCTGGTGAAGGAGCTGGAGGAGAAGGGCATCGGCCGTCCGTCCACATACGCGGCCATCCTCTCCACCATCCAGGACAAGAAGTACGTGGAGAAGCTGGAGAGCCGCTTCCGGCCCACGGACCTGGGGCAGATGACGAACGAGATGCTCGTCAAGCACTTCCCCCACGAGCTGGACGTCACCTTCACGGCGACGATGGAGGAGAAGCTCGATCAAATCTCCGAGGGCGGCGCCAAGTGGGTGGCGGTGCTGCGCGACTTCTACGGGCCCTTCAAGGACACGCTCGAGAAGGCGAAGGCGGAGATGCGCGACGTCAAGCGCGAGGAGATCAAGACCGACATCGCCTGTGAGAAGTGCGGCAACCCCTTCGTCATCAAGTTCGGAAAGATGGGGCACTTCCTCGCCTGTTCGAACTACCCCGACTGCAAGAACACCAAGGACTTCAAGCGGGACGCCGAGGGGAAGATCGTCATCGTCGAGGAGGAGACGACGGACGAGCTGTGCGAGAAGTGCGGCAAGCCCATGGTCATCAAGCGCGGCCGCTTCGGGCGCTTCATGGCGTGCTCGGGCTACCCGGACTGCAAGACGTCCAAGCCCATCTCCATCGGCGTCAACTGCCCGGAGTGCAAGCAGGGCTACCTGACGGAGCGCCGCAGCGGCCGGGGGAAGATCTTCTTCGGCTGCAACCGCTACCCGGACTGCCGCTTCGCCGCGTGGGACCGGCCGCTCGCCGAGTCCTGCCCCCAGTGCGCGTCGCCGTACCTCTTGCAGAAGTTCTCCAAGCGGGACGGGGCGTACATCTCCTGCCCCAACAAGGAGTGCGACTACCGGCGCGAGGTCGCGGAGCAGCCGGGCGTCCCCACGGACCCGGGGACCAGCTCGGCTGCCTGA
- a CDS encoding MotA/TolQ/ExbB proton channel family protein — MISSVVSEWLVNASLAAADAGKLGVTDSVIKFFKDGGPFMFVNLFWLACALAVATERIVTLVFRYNLNPAPFMEQISKLVRSGNLDRAVKVCAMAPNAPLAKVIRAGLVNANRGEIEVAKGVEEAIVEHSPHVTKRIPWLWSLANIATLVGLVGTIFGLIGTFQALGNVPAEQKQVLLSEGISKAMNNTAFALSIAVLCIVFHLFLTSYAKGMVESLELHALKLENLLSRRGGVDPAATELEARAS, encoded by the coding sequence ATGATTTCCTCGGTGGTCAGCGAGTGGCTGGTCAACGCGAGCCTCGCGGCCGCGGACGCCGGTAAGCTGGGCGTCACGGACTCCGTCATCAAGTTCTTCAAGGATGGCGGTCCGTTCATGTTCGTGAACCTGTTCTGGCTGGCGTGCGCGCTGGCGGTGGCCACCGAGCGCATCGTCACGCTGGTGTTCCGCTACAACCTGAACCCCGCGCCCTTCATGGAGCAGATCTCCAAGCTGGTGCGCAGCGGCAACCTGGACCGGGCGGTGAAGGTCTGCGCCATGGCGCCCAACGCGCCCTTGGCGAAGGTCATCCGCGCGGGGCTGGTGAACGCGAACCGGGGGGAGATCGAGGTGGCCAAGGGCGTCGAAGAGGCCATCGTCGAGCACAGCCCGCACGTGACGAAGCGCATCCCCTGGCTGTGGTCCCTGGCGAACATCGCCACGCTGGTGGGCCTGGTGGGCACCATCTTCGGCCTCATCGGGACGTTCCAGGCGCTGGGCAACGTGCCGGCGGAGCAGAAGCAGGTGCTCTTGTCGGAGGGCATCTCCAAGGCGATGAACAACACGGCCTTCGCGCTCTCCATCGCGGTGCTGTGCATCGTCTTCCACCTGTTCCTGACGTCGTACGCCAAGGGCATGGTGGAGAGCCTGGAGCTGCACGCGCTGAAGCTGGAGAACCTGCTGTCGCGGCGCGGCGGCGTGGACCCGGCGGCCACCGAGCTCGAGGCTCGCGCGTCGTAG